A genome region from Nocardia sp. NBC_01730 includes the following:
- a CDS encoding DUF3558 domain-containing protein — translation MRIGALVGCAAVLSLMLTACGSGGNADDTQTSLRPPPKVATLGPFVGECGHVTDDEVRDLAGLGQISQVLKNSVGCNWQSAGTGSSSVTFASYRGSPIEREKAWVSTQGRNPQTIEVGGRTGFQALEPSGQVCDLAVRLDDDFFEWSMSFGLFGADGNPCDRMHKLAELTVQRLG, via the coding sequence CGGCGGTGCTGTCGTTGATGCTGACGGCGTGCGGTTCGGGAGGCAACGCGGACGACACCCAGACCTCGCTGCGCCCACCGCCGAAGGTGGCCACGCTAGGTCCGTTCGTCGGTGAATGCGGGCACGTGACCGACGACGAGGTGCGCGATCTCGCGGGTCTCGGCCAGATCTCCCAGGTGCTGAAAAACTCGGTGGGCTGCAACTGGCAGTCCGCGGGGACCGGTTCGTCCAGCGTCACCTTCGCCTCGTACCGGGGCAGCCCGATCGAGCGGGAGAAGGCATGGGTCTCCACTCAGGGCCGTAATCCGCAGACGATCGAAGTCGGAGGGCGTACCGGTTTTCAGGCGCTCGAGCCGAGCGGGCAGGTCTGCGACCTCGCGGTGCGGCTCGACGACGACTTCTTCGAATGGTCTATGTCCTTCGGCCTGTTCGGTGCCGACGGCAATCCGTGCGACCGCATGCACAAGCTGGCGGAACTGACCGTGCAACGGCTGGGGTAG